A window of Desulfovibrio inopinatus DSM 10711 contains these coding sequences:
- a CDS encoding phage regulatory CII family protein yields MTRYVYPSLSPILHHLVMRAPSGIGAQRIASMMGWKYATMMSELSGQPGHKCGVERLLPIMDVTDSDEPLHFLAHERGGVFVKLPTYSEDESPIQQQCLVAVKEFGELIATCAEALADMKLEKDERDRITREGHEAVTAIMGLLKLVEDV; encoded by the coding sequence ATGACACGGTATGTCTATCCGTCTCTGTCGCCGATTTTGCACCATCTGGTGATGCGTGCGCCATCAGGAATCGGCGCGCAACGTATCGCCAGTATGATGGGGTGGAAATATGCCACGATGATGAGTGAATTGTCCGGACAGCCCGGCCATAAATGCGGAGTGGAACGGCTGCTGCCGATTATGGATGTCACGGACTCGGATGAGCCGTTGCATTTTCTTGCCCATGAACGGGGCGGGGTGTTCGTGAAGCTGCCCACGTACAGCGAAGACGAAAGCCCGATTCAACAGCAATGCCTCGTGGCGGTGAAAGAATTTGGAGAGCTTATTGCCACCTGCGCCGAGGCGTTGGCCGATATGAAGCTGGAGAAGGACGAGCGTGACCGCATTACCCGCGAAGGGCACGAGGCGGTGACGGCGATTATGGGGTTACTCAAACTTGTGGAGGACGTGTGA